A DNA window from Pseudomonas tohonis contains the following coding sequences:
- a CDS encoding YchJ family protein: protein MNATTCPCGSGNLLDLCCGRHHGGHPAPSAEALMRSRYSAYVLGLVDYLVETTLPAQRDGLDRDAMKAWSLQSTWLGLEVEAFELLGGKPEHALVTFTARWHDQGGEHSYRERSSFVQNDGRWYFIDPTVETRAGRNDPCICGSGQKFKKCCAGYL from the coding sequence ATGAACGCGACCACATGCCCCTGCGGCAGCGGCAACCTCCTCGACCTCTGCTGCGGTCGCCATCACGGCGGCCACCCCGCCCCCAGCGCCGAGGCCCTGATGCGCTCGCGCTACAGCGCCTATGTGCTCGGCCTGGTGGACTACCTGGTGGAAACCACGCTGCCCGCCCAGCGCGACGGGCTGGACCGCGACGCGATGAAGGCCTGGAGCCTCCAGAGCACCTGGCTCGGCCTCGAGGTGGAGGCCTTCGAGCTGCTCGGCGGCAAGCCCGAGCACGCCCTGGTCACCTTCACCGCCCGCTGGCACGACCAGGGCGGCGAGCACAGCTATCGCGAACGTTCCTCCTTCGTACAGAACGACGGGCGCTGGTACTTCATCGACCCGACCGTGGAAACCAGGGCCGGGCGCAACGACCCGTGCATCTGCGGCAGCGGGCAGAAATTCAAGAAATGCTGTGCGGGATACCTCTGA